Proteins from a single region of Palaemon carinicauda isolate YSFRI2023 chromosome 32, ASM3689809v2, whole genome shotgun sequence:
- the LOC137625434 gene encoding zinc finger protein 77-like, which produces MHACSLQIIRVLPAVCKDYVGALSLQRLRTCRQSAKTTCAPLLCKDYVRASSLQRLCGCPQTAKATCVHAVCEDYVRVCSLQRSAKTTCACSLLRLSECLQPAKSTCVPAVCKDYVRTRGLQKLHACLQSGKTTCMPAVCIKYVCDRSLQRLCGCPQSAKITCVNAVCKDYVRACSLRRLCGCPQSAKTTCVHAVCKYYVRACNLQRVCACLQSAKTTFMPAVCKDHVRAYSLQRLCGCPQSAKATCVHAVYKDYVRACSLQRVCACLQSAKSMCVPAVCKEYVCACSLQTKSVPAVCKDYLRAGSLQSLRVSMQSAKTTCVPAACKHYMRACSLQRLRARLRSAKTTRVPAVHKD; this is translated from the exons ATgcatgcctgcagtctgcaaataatACGTGTtttgcctgcagtctgcaaagactatgtGGGTGCCCttagtctgcaaagactacgtacTTGCaggcagtctgcaaagactacgtgcgcgCCTTTACTCTGCAAAGATTACGTGCGCGCCagcagtctgcaaagactatgtGGGTGCCCTCAGACTGCAAAGGCTACGTGCGTGCATGCAGTTTGCGAAGACTACGTGCGCGTCTGCAGTCTGCAAAGA tctgcaaagactacgtgtgcCTGCAGTCTTTTAAGACTAAGTGAGTGCCTGCAGCCTGCAAAGAGTACgtgcgtgcctgcagtctgcaaagactacgtgcgcaCCCGCGGTCTGCAAAAACTACATGCGTGCCTGCAATCTGGAAAGACTACATGCATGCCTGCAGTTTGCATAAAATACGTGTGTGACcgcagtctgcaaagactatgtGGGTGTCCTCAGTCAGCAAAGATTACGTGCGTgaatgcagtctgcaaagactacgtgcgagCGTGCAGTCTGCGAAGACTATGTGGGTGCCcccagtctgcaaagactacgtgcgtgcATGCAGTCTGCAAATACTACGTGCGCGCCTGCAATCTGCAAAGAGTATgtgcgtgcctgcagtctgcaaagaccacgttcatgcctgcagtctgcaaagaccacGTTCGTGCCTACAGTCTGCAAAGACTATGTGGGTGCCCTCAGTCTGCAAAGGCTACGTGCGTGCATGCAGTCTACAAAGACTACGTGcgcgcctgcagtctgcaaagagtatgtgcgtgcctgcagtctgcaaagagtatgtgtgtgcctgcagtctgcaaagagtaTGTGTGTGCCTGCAGTCTGCAGACTAAGTccgtgcctgcagtctgcaaagactacttGCGCGCTGGCAGTCTGCAAAGTCTACGTGTGAgcatgcagtctgcaaagactacgtgcgtgcctgcAGCCTGCAAACACTACATGCGTGcttgcagtctgcaaagactacgtgcgcgCCTGCGGTCAGCAAAGACTACGCGTGTGCCTGCTGTCCACAAAGACTAA